A window of Sphingomonas sp. Leaf357 contains these coding sequences:
- the infA gene encoding translation initiation factor IF-1: MAKEELLEMRGQVVELLPNAMFRVKLENDHEILGHTAGKMRKNRIRVLVGDEVLVELTPYDLTKGRITYRFK, from the coding sequence TTGGCCAAGGAAGAACTGCTCGAAATGCGCGGCCAGGTGGTGGAGCTTTTGCCCAACGCCATGTTCCGCGTGAAGCTCGAAAACGATCACGAAATTCTCGGCCATACCGCCGGCAAGATGCGCAAGAACCGCATCCGCGTGCTGGTGGGGGACGAAGTGCTGGTCGAACTCACGCCCTACGATCTCACCAAGGGCCGCATCACCTACCGCTTCAAGTAA
- a CDS encoding Maf family protein translates to MTDSIPHLVLASTSPRRLELLARIGIAPARLAAPDVDEDPLPGEAPRLYVLRIATAKAHAVERAANEVILSGDTTIAVGRRILGKPEDEADLRRMLGLLSGRRHHCLSAVCVIDTAGTARTRLSDTTIAFKPLSPAEIDAYVASGEGMGKAGGYAIQGRAEAWVRMLSGSHSGVVGLPLFETRALLGSAGVPLA, encoded by the coding sequence ATGACAGACTCCATCCCCCACCTCGTCCTCGCCTCCACGTCGCCCCGCCGTCTGGAGCTGCTCGCCCGTATCGGCATCGCGCCTGCGCGCCTCGCCGCGCCGGACGTGGACGAGGATCCGCTGCCGGGTGAAGCGCCCCGCCTTTATGTGCTGCGCATCGCCACCGCCAAGGCGCATGCGGTGGAGCGCGCCGCGAACGAGGTGATCCTGTCCGGCGACACGACCATCGCGGTCGGCCGCCGTATCCTGGGCAAGCCGGAGGACGAGGCGGACCTGCGCCGCATGCTCGGCCTGCTGTCCGGCCGTCGCCACCACTGCCTGTCCGCCGTCTGCGTCATCGACACCGCCGGCACGGCGCGCACGCGTCTGTCCGACACGACCATAGCCTTTAAGCCGCTCTCGCCCGCCGAGATCGACGCCTATGTCGCCAGCGGCGAAGGCATGGGCAAGGCCGGCGGCTATGCGATCCAGGGGCGCGCCGAGGCCTGGGTGCGGATGCTCTCGGGCAGCCACTCGGGCGTCGTCGGTCTGCCGCTGTTCGAGACGCGCGCCTTGCTCGGCAGCGCGGGCGTCCCACTTGCCTGA
- a CDS encoding ribonuclease yields the protein MPEWLYEAGIGEARAALVADNRILKVRIEPDDGAVRVGTVTPARLIEITRPGREGRITLDDGGEATFSPLPPGITQGSRLTVRIVRAAIPEAGRPKRPRAAPTDEAPGPGPDLLARITATGHPVRTLRAHEPDALEQSGWSEVLEEALTGEIAFAGGALRMTPTPAMTLFDVDGTGDLDSLALAAATAVAEAIVRHDIGGSIGIDFPTITGKAPRLAVAGAIDDALPGPFERTAVNGFGFLQIVRPRIHASLPERLRADPSAAKARALLRQIERTPPPVPRRHRVSARLLATLAAHPTWVEDLARRTGVVPTFELE from the coding sequence TTGCCTGAATGGCTCTACGAAGCCGGCATCGGCGAAGCCCGCGCCGCCTTGGTCGCGGACAATCGCATCCTCAAGGTGCGAATCGAGCCCGATGATGGCGCCGTCCGCGTCGGCACCGTCACCCCCGCCCGCCTGATCGAGATCACCCGCCCGGGCCGCGAAGGCCGCATCACGCTGGACGACGGCGGCGAGGCCACGTTTTCCCCCCTGCCGCCCGGGATCACGCAGGGGAGCCGCCTGACGGTCCGAATCGTCCGCGCGGCGATCCCGGAGGCCGGCCGACCCAAACGCCCCCGCGCCGCGCCCACCGACGAAGCGCCCGGCCCCGGCCCCGACCTCCTCGCCCGCATCACCGCCACCGGCCACCCTGTCCGCACGCTGCGCGCCCACGAACCGGATGCGCTCGAACAGTCCGGCTGGTCAGAGGTGCTGGAAGAGGCCCTGACCGGCGAGATCGCCTTTGCCGGCGGCGCGCTGCGCATGACGCCGACTCCGGCGATGACCCTGTTCGACGTGGACGGCACCGGCGACCTCGATTCGCTCGCTCTCGCCGCCGCGACCGCCGTGGCCGAGGCGATCGTGCGCCACGATATCGGCGGGTCGATCGGCATCGACTTCCCCACGATCACCGGCAAGGCCCCGCGCCTGGCCGTCGCCGGCGCGATCGACGACGCGCTGCCCGGGCCGTTCGAACGCACCGCGGTCAACGGCTTCGGCTTCCTGCAGATCGTGCGTCCGCGGATCCACGCCTCGCTGCCCGAACGGCTGCGCGCCGATCCGTCCGCCGCGAAGGCCCGCGCCCTGCTGCGTCAGATCGAACGCACCCCGCCCCCGGTACCGCGCCGGCACCGCGTCTCCGCCCGCCTGCTTGCCACGCTCGCCGCGCACCCCACATGGGTGGAAGACCTCGCCCGCCGCACCGGCGTGGTGCCGACCTTCGAGCTGGAATGA
- a CDS encoding DNA gyrase inhibitor YacG: MAKTDACPICGKPPAGTHKPFCSQGCRDRDLLQWLGEGYRIPAGPLNVDEADSLPDGLDSRGSAD, encoded by the coding sequence ATGGCCAAGACTGACGCCTGCCCGATCTGCGGCAAACCCCCCGCCGGAACCCACAAGCCGTTCTGCAGCCAGGGGTGCCGCGACCGCGATCTGCTGCAATGGCTGGGCGAGGGGTATCGCATCCCGGCCGGCCCTTTGAACGTCGATGAAGCGGATAGTCTGCCGGATGGGCTGGACAGCCGTGGGTCCGCCGACTAA
- a CDS encoding MFS transporter, which produces MASKTYGADEAIPIAAEESYPSAAYGWFVVFVLTVAYVFSFLDRQILSLLVEPMKRDLALSDTQISLLQGLAFALCNVLVGLPLGRLVDSKRRTWLVAGGIGFWSLATAGCGLVRSYGALLALRMGVGAGEAVLTPAANSLIGDHFPPHKVGLPLAVYSIGIYIGGGLALVIGATIIAGTLKSGPTLLPLIGEIRPWQTVFLIIGLPGLLVALVALCLREPRRTGAVHSVTAADGSQVAAALPLRDVLAYLRANKRAFLAINLFMGFSAVAGYGVAAWVPTMFIRRHGWSAVEIGHIYGVLLLTFGTAGVLCGGWLGDVMTRRRGASGRLRAAVWVKLATIPLIFGYTLLPNGSWALVPLAGAVFLPTFLNGLSPAIIQQMVPNQMRGTAISISLLVINLLGLGLGPTLIALMTDRVFHDPAMIHLAILAVSVAMLLLSLTCLLIGYRPYLALVERLGHARLASAGPPVAVDGAAVP; this is translated from the coding sequence ATGGCCAGCAAGACCTACGGAGCGGACGAAGCGATCCCGATCGCTGCGGAAGAGAGCTATCCGTCCGCCGCCTATGGCTGGTTCGTCGTCTTCGTCCTGACCGTGGCGTATGTCTTCTCGTTCCTCGACCGCCAGATCCTGAGCCTTCTCGTGGAACCGATGAAGCGCGATCTCGCGCTCAGCGATACGCAGATCAGCCTGTTGCAGGGATTGGCCTTCGCCTTGTGCAACGTGCTGGTGGGGCTGCCGCTCGGCCGCCTCGTCGATTCGAAACGGCGCACCTGGCTCGTCGCCGGCGGCATCGGCTTCTGGAGCCTCGCCACCGCCGGCTGCGGGCTCGTGCGGAGCTACGGCGCCCTGCTCGCCTTGCGCATGGGCGTGGGTGCGGGCGAGGCCGTCCTGACGCCGGCGGCGAACTCGCTGATCGGCGATCATTTCCCGCCCCACAAGGTCGGCCTGCCATTGGCGGTGTACAGTATCGGGATCTATATCGGCGGTGGTCTGGCGCTCGTGATCGGTGCGACGATCATCGCCGGAACCCTGAAATCCGGCCCGACATTGCTGCCGTTGATCGGCGAGATCAGGCCCTGGCAAACTGTCTTCCTGATCATCGGCCTGCCCGGTCTGCTGGTCGCGTTGGTGGCATTGTGCCTGCGCGAACCTCGTCGCACGGGTGCGGTGCATTCGGTGACCGCCGCCGATGGCAGCCAGGTCGCCGCGGCCCTGCCGCTGCGCGACGTGCTCGCCTATCTCCGGGCGAACAAGCGCGCCTTCCTGGCGATCAACCTGTTCATGGGCTTCTCCGCGGTCGCGGGCTACGGCGTGGCGGCCTGGGTTCCCACGATGTTCATCCGGCGTCACGGATGGAGCGCCGTCGAGATCGGCCACATCTACGGCGTGCTGCTACTGACCTTCGGCACCGCCGGCGTGTTGTGCGGCGGGTGGCTCGGCGACGTGATGACCCGGCGTCGCGGCGCCTCGGGCCGGCTGCGCGCGGCCGTGTGGGTGAAGCTGGCGACGATCCCGCTGATCTTCGGCTATACGCTGCTCCCGAACGGATCCTGGGCGCTCGTGCCGCTGGCCGGCGCGGTCTTCCTGCCGACGTTCCTGAACGGCCTCAGCCCCGCGATCATCCAGCAGATGGTGCCGAACCAGATGCGCGGCACCGCGATCTCGATCTCGCTCCTGGTCATCAACCTGCTCGGTCTCGGCCTGGGGCCGACGCTGATCGCGTTGATGACCGACCGGGTCTTCCACGATCCGGCGATGATCCATCTCGCGATCCTGGCCGTCAGCGTCGCGATGCTGCTCCTGTCGCTCACCTGCCTGCTGATCGGCTATCGGCCTTATCTCGCGCTGGTCGAACGGCTCGGGCACGCGCGCCTGGCATCCGCCGGCCCGCCCGTGGCGGTCGACGGGGCCGCTGTACCTTGA
- a CDS encoding TetR/AcrR family transcriptional regulator: MTEQRSQGAGTGAPPAATSDRQPRFNRDERQADLLRYAAQEVLAQGGFPISFERLACAANVSKALIYNYFPNQHVLGSALLTEALSVIDRDALRKAVARPDLLDAARACALAYFELVGRQGPLLHVLLADAFLEQGTDRAAFGRAAMLLLPLTRRLKRELRLSSREATVIVHLLMTVPEEAGRKVFQGDVDPELAKRLCGETIVASLAALDGQTPEHLAEVAASADFL, from the coding sequence ATGACCGAGCAACGATCCCAAGGTGCCGGCACCGGAGCGCCGCCAGCGGCGACGAGCGATCGCCAGCCGCGCTTCAATCGCGACGAGCGCCAGGCCGATCTGCTGAGATACGCGGCGCAGGAAGTGCTCGCTCAAGGCGGCTTCCCTATCTCGTTCGAGCGGCTGGCATGCGCGGCCAACGTCAGCAAAGCCCTGATATACAATTATTTCCCCAATCAGCACGTGCTGGGTTCGGCACTCCTGACCGAGGCACTCAGCGTCATCGACCGCGACGCGCTACGCAAGGCGGTGGCACGACCCGACCTGCTGGACGCCGCACGCGCCTGCGCGCTGGCATATTTCGAACTTGTCGGCCGCCAGGGTCCGCTATTGCACGTCCTGCTCGCGGACGCCTTTCTCGAACAGGGAACGGATCGCGCGGCATTTGGACGTGCCGCCATGCTCCTGCTGCCGCTGACCCGACGCCTGAAGCGCGAATTGCGCCTGTCGTCCCGCGAAGCGACCGTCATCGTGCACCTGCTGATGACCGTGCCGGAGGAAGCGGGGCGCAAGGTGTTCCAGGGCGACGTCGATCCCGAACTCGCCAAGCGGCTGTGCGGGGAAACGATCGTCGCGAGCCTGGCCGCCCTGGACGGCCAGACCCCCGAGCATCTGGCGGAAGTGGCCGCGAGCGCGGACTTTTTATGA
- a CDS encoding TetR/AcrR family transcriptional regulator — translation MRHPPDPAVAPSDQLPVADGTRLSRREIYDLVWSKPMTTIAGEIGLSGNGLAKICDRLLVPYPTRGYWAKVYAGKDEVQTPLPAAPPGTDLYATIAPARSRSRRPRLRLTREERREKILAQGEMLVRTEGVHAVSMKRVARELGMSEAQSYNYFSSAAELLAAIARSELVEMNKARLAASRQCTDPQMRYTLTTLAYLRQVATRGEVLQQLLALPDVRAILRDEHEDRRNANRKVFGDVYQEAYRVPPQVSAIVGAMLTAVSLRGGRLLARGKIDLATAERLVMPAIGGGQAHMIDRYGSRS, via the coding sequence ATGCGCCACCCCCCCGATCCCGCTGTAGCGCCGAGCGATCAGCTTCCGGTCGCCGACGGGACGAGGCTGTCCCGCCGGGAAATCTACGATCTGGTCTGGTCCAAGCCGATGACGACGATCGCGGGCGAGATCGGCCTGTCCGGCAACGGATTGGCGAAGATCTGCGACCGGTTGCTGGTGCCCTATCCCACGCGGGGATATTGGGCGAAGGTCTATGCCGGCAAGGACGAGGTGCAGACCCCGTTGCCGGCCGCGCCGCCCGGCACCGATCTATACGCCACGATCGCGCCGGCGCGGTCGCGATCGCGACGCCCTCGGTTGCGGCTGACGCGGGAAGAGCGGCGGGAGAAGATTCTGGCGCAGGGCGAGATGCTGGTACGGACCGAGGGCGTCCACGCGGTGTCGATGAAACGGGTCGCGCGCGAGCTCGGAATGAGCGAGGCGCAGAGCTATAATTATTTCAGCAGCGCCGCCGAGCTGCTCGCCGCGATCGCTCGGTCCGAATTGGTCGAAATGAACAAGGCGCGGCTCGCGGCCAGCCGCCAATGTACGGATCCGCAGATGCGCTACACGCTGACGACGCTCGCCTATCTGCGGCAGGTCGCCACGCGCGGCGAAGTGTTGCAGCAATTGCTCGCCTTGCCGGATGTCCGCGCCATCCTTCGCGACGAGCATGAAGACCGGCGCAACGCCAACCGCAAAGTGTTCGGCGACGTATATCAGGAGGCGTATCGCGTGCCGCCGCAGGTCAGCGCGATCGTGGGGGCGATGCTGACGGCGGTGTCGCTGCGCGGCGGCCGGTTGCTGGCGCGGGGCAAGATCGATCTGGCAACGGCCGAGCGACTGGTCATGCCGGCGATCGGCGGCGGGCAGGCGCACATGATCGATCGGTACGGCAGCCGCTCATAA
- a CDS encoding TonB-dependent receptor has protein sequence MTIGMLLTGVSTIAVPSAAAAQATPVQPARADSDPGQSEAIDSPAPSAVEAPAEIVVTAQRRAESVQRVPVAITAVRGDALQRLNITSPQQLTLIDPSVKYKQSTSAGNSGFLIRGIGTSSFSAGIEQSISTVVDGVVLGDPSTISTLVDIERVEILRGPQGMLFGKNASAGLVSFTTVRPKIGVTELIGHGEVGTQGHGVANLIANLPLSDTAALRVFGFYKQRDGVVRNRNPALPRDVDGQLNYGGGAKFLWKPNDDLNVFVSADYSEVGRFCCSMVWAKNAPGYAPAVSLAQYGITASPTNRDVAIGGRSYGYAHRGGASIEVNYEMGDYALTSLSAYRQSYRESFYDGDNTTVNYVDRNGGSNALRQVSQELRLTSPTGGLVDYVAGLFFFDQHATGYIDQQGRLEWIVPASNGTIIRVVPTQPVGTIFDGNLTNRVHSRSYAAFAQANVHATDKLNFILGGRLTRDVLKLDYSRGSVPGTVPIPGGVTLSLRQSTANTNLSFRLGAQYSVSDDIMTYATVSRGYKGPGFSGLTVSNVSQDQRVAPEIPTNYELGIRATLLDRRLTLNATLFKTHVRDFQAQVADLSSASYANRITNAGSLNSKGVEFSVIARPIPDLTLSGGGSYVDAKYGEFNGVQCYFGQPKVAQGGPCTAPPANPTSIDGFFNAAGLRLAAAPKFSYNLVADYQRAIGSDLRASVQFNFSGQSDVNYSANGDPGTIQKAFGLLGGNVGIGAADSRWRIGLFAINLLDKRWAAQKNPSPTTTLNPGGYLQYYSPDAVRTVGLTLDFRL, from the coding sequence ATGACCATCGGGATGCTGCTGACGGGCGTTTCCACGATCGCCGTTCCGTCCGCCGCCGCGGCGCAGGCGACGCCCGTTCAACCCGCCCGGGCGGACAGCGATCCTGGCCAGTCCGAGGCGATCGACTCGCCCGCGCCGTCCGCCGTCGAAGCGCCGGCGGAAATCGTCGTGACCGCGCAGCGCCGCGCCGAAAGCGTCCAACGGGTTCCCGTGGCGATCACGGCGGTCCGCGGCGATGCGCTTCAGCGCCTCAACATCACCAGCCCCCAGCAGCTCACGCTGATCGACCCAAGCGTGAAGTACAAGCAGAGCACCAGCGCCGGAAATTCCGGCTTCCTCATCCGCGGCATCGGCACCAGCAGCTTTTCGGCCGGAATCGAACAGAGCATCTCGACCGTTGTCGACGGCGTGGTGCTTGGCGATCCGTCCACCATCTCGACGCTCGTCGATATCGAACGGGTGGAAATCCTGCGCGGTCCGCAGGGCATGCTGTTCGGCAAGAACGCCTCCGCCGGGCTCGTGTCCTTCACCACCGTCCGCCCCAAGATCGGCGTCACGGAACTGATCGGCCATGGCGAGGTCGGCACGCAGGGTCACGGGGTCGCCAACCTGATCGCCAATCTGCCGCTCTCCGATACCGCGGCGCTACGAGTCTTCGGCTTCTACAAGCAGCGCGACGGGGTGGTCCGCAACCGCAATCCGGCCCTGCCGCGCGATGTGGATGGCCAGCTGAATTACGGCGGCGGCGCGAAGTTCCTGTGGAAGCCGAACGACGATCTGAACGTGTTCGTATCTGCCGATTATTCCGAAGTCGGCCGGTTCTGCTGTTCGATGGTCTGGGCGAAGAACGCCCCCGGCTACGCCCCGGCCGTCTCGCTCGCGCAATACGGCATCACCGCGTCCCCGACCAATCGCGACGTCGCGATCGGCGGACGATCATACGGTTACGCCCATCGCGGGGGTGCTTCGATCGAGGTCAATTACGAGATGGGCGATTACGCCCTCACGTCGCTCAGCGCGTATCGGCAATCCTACCGCGAATCGTTCTACGACGGCGACAATACGACCGTGAACTATGTCGATCGGAACGGCGGATCGAACGCCCTGCGTCAGGTGAGCCAGGAGCTGCGGCTGACATCGCCCACCGGGGGCCTTGTCGATTATGTCGCGGGCCTGTTCTTCTTCGACCAGCATGCCACCGGATATATCGACCAGCAGGGCCGCCTGGAGTGGATCGTCCCCGCATCGAACGGGACGATTATCCGCGTCGTTCCGACCCAGCCGGTCGGGACGATCTTCGACGGCAATCTCACCAATCGCGTGCATTCGCGAAGTTACGCCGCGTTCGCCCAGGCGAACGTCCATGCCACCGACAAACTGAACTTCATTCTCGGCGGTCGTCTGACGCGGGACGTGCTGAAGCTGGATTACAGTCGCGGTTCGGTGCCGGGCACGGTGCCGATCCCGGGGGGCGTGACATTGTCGCTGCGCCAGAGCACCGCGAACACCAACCTCTCCTTTCGTCTGGGCGCGCAATATAGCGTCAGCGACGACATCATGACCTACGCCACCGTGTCGCGCGGCTATAAGGGTCCCGGCTTCAGTGGCCTCACCGTCTCCAACGTCTCGCAGGATCAGCGGGTCGCACCGGAAATCCCGACCAACTACGAACTCGGCATCAGGGCGACGTTGCTCGATCGGCGCCTGACGCTCAACGCGACCTTGTTCAAGACCCATGTCCGCGATTTCCAGGCCCAGGTCGCCGACCTGTCGAGCGCAAGCTACGCCAACCGCATCACCAACGCCGGTTCGCTCAACAGCAAGGGTGTGGAATTCAGCGTCATCGCCCGCCCGATCCCCGATCTCACGCTCAGTGGCGGCGGCTCCTACGTCGATGCGAAATATGGCGAGTTCAACGGCGTGCAATGCTATTTCGGCCAACCGAAGGTCGCCCAGGGTGGGCCATGCACGGCACCGCCCGCCAACCCGACCTCGATCGACGGATTCTTCAACGCCGCCGGCCTGCGCCTCGCCGCCGCACCGAAATTCAGCTACAATCTCGTTGCCGATTACCAGCGAGCGATCGGGTCCGATCTGCGCGCTTCGGTGCAGTTCAATTTCAGCGGGCAATCGGACGTCAATTATTCGGCCAACGGCGATCCGGGAACGATCCAGAAGGCGTTCGGACTGCTCGGCGGCAATGTCGGGATCGGCGCGGCGGACAGCCGCTGGCGCATCGGCCTGTTCGCGATCAACCTGCTCGACAAACGGTGGGCCGCGCAAAAGAATCCCAGCCCGACGACCACGTTGAACCCGGGCGGCTACCTGCAATATTACAGCCCGGACGCGGTGCGGACCGTTGGCCTGACGCTCGATTTCAGACTGTGA
- a CDS encoding glutathione S-transferase family protein codes for MKFYGAPMPAPNPRRVRIFAAEKSISLPEIALDLRERDHKSADHLRRNSLGQVPVLELDDGTMITETVSICRYLDAVYPDPPMFGRTPIEIGVVDMWIRRIEIQLAEPTRMFWRHAHPATAALVEQHVVFGESNRATLSRAMDWFDREIGDGRTFITGDTFTMADIAALTMIDFATLIGLDPVADRKSVAIWHERVSARPSARA; via the coding sequence ATGAAGTTCTACGGCGCGCCGATGCCGGCCCCCAACCCCCGCCGGGTTCGCATCTTCGCGGCGGAGAAATCGATTTCGCTGCCCGAGATCGCGCTCGATCTGCGCGAACGGGATCACAAGTCCGCCGATCATCTCAGGCGAAATTCGCTCGGACAGGTTCCCGTGCTCGAACTCGACGACGGCACGATGATCACCGAGACCGTCTCGATCTGCCGATATCTCGACGCGGTCTATCCGGATCCACCGATGTTCGGCCGTACTCCGATCGAGATCGGCGTTGTCGACATGTGGATACGCCGGATCGAGATTCAGCTCGCCGAACCGACCCGAATGTTCTGGCGCCATGCCCATCCCGCCACGGCCGCCTTGGTCGAACAGCATGTCGTGTTCGGCGAGTCCAACCGTGCGACCTTGTCGCGCGCGATGGACTGGTTCGATCGCGAGATCGGCGACGGGCGAACCTTCATCACCGGCGATACCTTCACGATGGCCGACATCGCGGCGTTGACGATGATCGATTTCGCGACGCTGATCGGCCTCGATCCGGTTGCTGATCGCAAATCGGTCGCGATCTGGCATGAACGGGTTTCGGCCCGCCCCAGCGCCAGGGCATAG
- a CDS encoding NADP-dependent oxidoreductase has protein sequence MQARQVQLVRRPNGVPVAQDFKIVSVDLPEPQSGEVEVEALLLSVDPYMRPRLNADQPLNEAMLGTGIGRVVKSRDPAVPEGTLVRHAAGMRERFLSPGQAVRILRPDPALPLTVYMHALGGTGLTAYGGLLEIGAVREGEQVVVSTAGGAVGSVAAQIAKIKNCHVVGIAGSDDKVSWLLQEAGIDAAINYRTQSLPAALAEATPKGIDIYFENVGGAHLDAALPLMNVHGRIPLCGMISTYNGAGEGVNNLFEMIYRRVRMQGFVSTDFASLNDRFVADMTAWLKAGQIKYQETVVYGFENAPEALIGLFSGRNAGKMLVSVRD, from the coding sequence ATGCAAGCTCGCCAGGTCCAGCTTGTCCGCCGTCCGAACGGCGTACCGGTCGCCCAGGATTTCAAGATCGTATCGGTAGATCTGCCCGAGCCGCAATCCGGCGAGGTCGAGGTCGAGGCGTTGCTGCTGTCGGTCGACCCCTATATGCGACCGCGGCTCAATGCCGATCAGCCACTGAACGAGGCGATGCTGGGCACGGGGATCGGGCGTGTCGTCAAATCGCGCGATCCGGCAGTCCCGGAAGGAACGCTGGTTCGCCACGCGGCCGGCATGCGCGAGCGTTTCCTGTCGCCGGGCCAGGCCGTGCGCATCCTCCGACCCGATCCCGCCTTGCCGCTCACCGTCTACATGCACGCGCTGGGCGGCACCGGACTGACGGCCTATGGCGGGTTGCTCGAAATCGGCGCTGTGCGGGAAGGTGAGCAGGTCGTCGTCTCGACAGCGGGCGGCGCGGTCGGCTCCGTCGCGGCACAGATCGCCAAGATCAAAAACTGCCACGTGGTCGGGATCGCGGGCAGCGACGACAAGGTATCCTGGCTGTTGCAGGAGGCCGGGATCGACGCGGCGATCAACTATCGAACACAGAGTTTGCCCGCGGCGCTGGCCGAGGCGACGCCGAAGGGCATCGACATCTATTTCGAGAATGTCGGCGGCGCGCATCTCGATGCCGCCCTGCCGCTGATGAACGTCCACGGGCGCATTCCGCTGTGCGGGATGATCTCGACATACAATGGAGCGGGAGAAGGTGTGAACAACCTGTTCGAGATGATCTACCGTCGGGTCAGGATGCAGGGCTTCGTCTCGACCGACTTCGCGTCCCTGAACGACCGGTTCGTCGCGGACATGACGGCTTGGCTCAAGGCTGGACAGATCAAATATCAGGAGACGGTTGTCTACGGCTTCGAAAACGCGCCGGAAGCGTTGATCGGCCTCTTCAGCGGACGGAACGCCGGCAAGATGCTGGTCAGCGTCCGCGACTGA
- a CDS encoding DUF2721 domain-containing protein: METTDLAQAAHVVQLALTPIFLLTGLASLLNVFTTRLGRIADRVDRLANDAAGHPRQLARLRLRSRALDLAVLLAALAGALTCGAALTLFLGALRNAGTGYFLFGFFGSALICAVAALAAFGFETVLSGRSVREQAQPEGDQQEHQDR, encoded by the coding sequence TTGGAAACCACGGATCTCGCTCAAGCGGCGCACGTCGTCCAACTCGCGCTGACGCCGATCTTCCTGCTGACCGGTCTTGCATCGCTGCTCAACGTCTTCACCACCAGGCTGGGTCGCATTGCCGACCGCGTCGATCGTCTGGCAAATGATGCCGCAGGGCATCCCCGCCAGTTGGCCCGCCTGCGGCTTCGTTCGCGTGCGCTCGACCTTGCCGTCCTGTTGGCCGCCCTGGCCGGCGCACTGACCTGCGGTGCCGCGCTGACGCTATTCCTGGGGGCGTTGCGCAACGCCGGCACGGGCTACTTTCTCTTCGGCTTTTTCGGATCGGCGCTCATCTGCGCGGTCGCGGCGCTCGCGGCGTTCGGATTCGAAACCGTCCTCTCCGGCAGATCCGTTCGAGAGCAAGCGCAACCGGAGGGCGACCAGCAAGAGCATCAAGACCGATAG